Genomic DNA from Parambassis ranga chromosome 5, fParRan2.1, whole genome shotgun sequence:
TGAACTGTATACACTGTATAATTCTCTAAACAAATAGGGCAGCACCAATGACCTCAACAAGCACGTttttagaatgtgggagaacgtgcaaactccacccCTGCACCACCCCGCCCATTTTCCTGACCTGAGGGAGGAAAATATGCACATTGAACGCATCCATCTTAAGACAAGTTTAAAGTCAAGCTGACTCTTTAATCTGTGTTGTTTCCTGGTTTTGTGCATCACAAATAGGGGCGGTCCTACTGAAGATAGAAGCAGCTGCCTCGTTGCTATTTCTTGCACAGAAACTCTTTCTCAAACAGATGACACACATTAATCTGTGTTCTTACTGAAAATGGACATGAAGGTGTTTTTGCTTCTTGGCTTAATTGGGCTTGTATCCTGTGATCTTCCATTCAAGCGGACCTGTTCTAGAGACCCAGAGGATCCAAACACCAGACTGCAGCCAACAGAATGCACGAATTACAAGAATATTGAATACATCTATAAGTTATATGGGGACCTGGAGGGAATAACCAATACTTTGAACACAGATTCCAACAAACAGAAGCAAAACCTCAGTCAATTAATGGAAGACTTCAGGAAAATGAAGGAAGACATTTCAGAGactaacaaaacacaaagcaatGTGATTGCTACCCTGAAGAATAAAGTTAGTTACCTGGAGGCACAAAATCAGATCCTCAGTGAAAACTTCAATCAGATTGAGAGGAGGCTTGATGAATCCCAGAATCAGCTGATGGAGAACAAAGGAAAGCTTCAAAAACTGGAAGCAAAAACTGAGGCTGCATTCAATGACACAAAGGAACTGCTCCGTCTGTACAAAAGCGAACTTTCCAACCTCAACACGACAGCACGGAACCTCCTACTCAGACTGGAAGCCCAACTGACAGCTGAAGTGGAGAAGATAAAGAATACTGACAAAGGTAACATcagtgtttatatgtttatgtgTAAAAGTGTGTTTCATAATCTTTCtgaaaattatttttgtttcaaGCTTTGGAGGCAAAACTGActgaacaaaaaggaaaaatcgACGAACTTGGCAATGAAACTAACAAGAAAATCAAGAATGTGGAAGACCGTCTGACagctcacaacaacacagtgaacAAACATACAACTGAGATAGAGACGCTTAACATTGTGATTGCAGGTAAAAATTAAATTAGATTAAATACACCTTAATTTGGTGAAGAGAAAGTGTCTTTCATGATGTTTCTGTTGACAGAATTGaagctgtcactgcagacaAAGAGCATTGTAGATGCCATACTCAAAGGTGAAGTGGATAAACTTAAAGCAGCAGGTACATACAGACGGTGAAACACACTCATTACAGCCAAAAGCTCAGACACCCAACATAACAATGtgtttcaccttttttttttaagtcaacaCATGGCAAAAGGTGGCGTTTTCAGCCAGCATCATTGAAGGTCCAGGCGTTTTCACCGGACCCAAAACAGGCTCGTCCTCCACCCTGATCTTCAACAACGTCTTCACAAACATCGGCAACGCTTACAACAGTCAAACAGGTAGGAAACAGAGACGGAATCTGCTCTAGTACGGAAAAGAATTACTCATTATCAGGCGATGTAGTTTTTGTGGggttaaaaaccataaaaagcatttgttgtttttcttaatgACACTAACGCTACCTTTTGCCAAATTGGTACATCATACAAAGTCTGTTTTCATGGCTCTGACATTAACTCCATTTGTTGGCCAGAACAAACAAATGCAATGTGTTCATGTGTAACTGTGTCTCTATGACAGCTGAGCTGTTatcatgtgacatcactgctgttttACTGTTTTCAGGCATCTTCACTGCTCCGGTGAAAGGCGTCTACCAGTTCACCTTCATGACTTTTGGCTACAGCAGCTACACCTCAGGAGCCATCTTGGTGAAGAATGGGATTTACCAAGTGAGCACCTGGGAATTCCAAGGGCCGGACTACAGCGACACGACAAGCAACACGGTCATCCTTCAACTGAACCAGGATGAGACCGTCAACATTATTCTGTGGCAGGGTGGGAAAATACACACTGCGGTCTTCAGCGGCTTCCTCCTGTTCACAGTCTAATAGTTTATGGGTCTGAGTGAACGAGGTGCTGATAATGTTGTTCTTGATCTTTAATGATTTTTCTGATAATTACTTCTTTTAACAAAATGAAGAGGTGTTTGGGTCTGTTCTGTTAAGAAGGGTTTATATAATTGTTCTTCTTACAAAGGCATATGATAACACCtacaatcaataatcaatatgtaataatataCTTCACCTAAaactaaataaagaaaaaaatctaattttgtgATCTGGTTTTTCCCCTTGAGGATTCTGATGTTTTTCAGACTTGTGACTCgtggtttattattttatttattctgaagagaaaaaaacaaaaaaaacaaagttcacAGATTCACAATTAGCCAAACAAGCACACCTTCAGAATgtaggaggaagctggagtacccggaaaaaactccacacagaaaggccccagctgAAATCAGACCAGGATCATTTTTGTGGCGAGATGATTAAGTGAACAAGGTGCTGCTCAGTTACACTATCTGTCTCTGAGATTTGTATAGcaattgtgtgtgttgtttcctgGTCGGGTGTGTAGGGACAGTCCCGTTGAAGACAAAAGCAGGTTCCT
This window encodes:
- the LOC114435882 gene encoding uncharacterized protein LOC114435882 isoform X2 yields the protein MDMKVFLLLGLIGLVSCDLPFKRTCSRDPEDPNTRLQPTECTNYKNIEYIYKLYGDLEGITNTLNTDSNKQKQNLSQLMEDFRKMKEDISETNKTQSNVIATLKNKVSYLEAQNQILSENFNQIERRLDESQNQLMENKGKLQKLEAKTEAAFNDTKELLRLYKSELSNLNTTARNLLLRLEAQLTAEVEKIKNTDKALEAKLTEQKGKIDELGNETNKKIKNVEDRLTAHNNTVNKHTTEIETLNIVIAELKLSLQTKSIVDAILKGEVDKLKAAVNTWQKVAFSASIIEGPGVFTGPKTGSSSTLIFNNVFTNIGNAYNSQTGIFTAPVKGVYQFTFMTFGYSSYTSGAILVKNGIYQVSTWEFQGPDYSDTTSNTVILQLNQDETVNIILWQGGKIHTAVFSGFLLFTV
- the LOC114435882 gene encoding uncharacterized protein LOC114435882 isoform X1 is translated as MDMKVFLLLGLIGLVSCDLPFKRTCSRDPEDPNTRLQPTECTNYKNIEYIYKLYGDLEGITNTLNTDSNKQKQNLSQLMEDFRKMKEDISETNKTQSNVIATLKNKVSYLEAQNQILSENFNQIERRLDESQNQLMENKGKLQKLEAKTEAAFNDTKELLRLYKSELSNLNTTARNLLLRLEAQLTAEVEKIKNTDKALEAKLTEQKGKIDELGNETNKKIKNVEDRLTAHNNTVNKHTTEIETLNIVIAELKLSLQTKSIVDAILKGEVDKLKAAVNTWQKVAFSASITEGANIFTGPSRSILSSTLVFNNVFTNIGNAYNSQTGIFTAPVKGVYQFTFMTFGYNSYTSGAILVKNGIYQVSTWEFKGPDYSDTASNTVILQLNQNDTVNMILWQGGKIHAGVFSGFLLFTVS
- the LOC114435882 gene encoding uncharacterized protein LOC114435882 isoform X3; this translates as MDMKVFLLLGLIGLVSCDLPFKRTCSRDPEDPNTRLQPTECTNYKNIEYIYKLYGDLEGITNTLNTDSNKQKQNLSQLMEDFRKMKEDISETNKTQSNVIATLKNKVSYLEAQNQILSENFNQIERRLDESQNQLMENKGKLQKLEAKTEAAFNDTKELLRLYKSELSNLNTTARNLLLRLEAQLTAEVEKIKNTDKALEAKLTEQANKFLNVEDQLGKVKAAVNTWQKVAFSASITEGANIFTGPSRSILSSTLVFNNVFTNIGNAYNSQTGIFTAPVKGVYQFTFMTFGYNSYTSGAILVKNGIYQVSTWEFKGPDYSDTASNTVILQLNQNDTVNMILWQGGKIHAGVFSGFLLFTVS